Proteins from a genomic interval of Salmo salar chromosome ssa14, Ssal_v3.1, whole genome shotgun sequence:
- the LOC106570549 gene encoding trafficking protein particle complex subunit 3 isoform X1 — MSRQSNRTTDSKKMNSELFTLTYGALVTQLCKDYENDEEVNKQLDKMGYNIGVRLIEDFLARSSVGRCQDFRETADVIAKVAFKMYLGITPSVTNWSPAGDELSLILESNPLVDFVELPDNHSSLVYSNLLCGVLRGALEMVQMAVDVKFAQDTLRGDNVTEIRMKFIKRMEENLPAGDE; from the exons AACTCGGAGCTGTTCACTCTGACGTATGGAGCCCTGGTAACCCAGCTATGTAAGGACTATGAGAATGACGAGGAGGTCAACAAACAGCTGGATAAGAT GGGATATAATATCGGAGTGCGTCTCATCGAAGACTTCTTGGCGCGCTCCAGCGTTGGGAGGTGTCAGGATTTCAGAGAAACGGCCGATGTCATCGCTAAG GTGGCGTTTAAGATGTACCTGGGCATCACCCCCAGTGTGACCAACTGGAGCCCAGCAGGGGATGAGTTGTCCCTCATCCTGGAGAGTAACCCCCTGGTGGACTTTGTAGAGCTGCCTGACAACCACAGCTCCCTGGTCTACTCCAACCTGCTGTGTGGGGTACTCCGAGGAGCTCTGGAGATG gtacaGATGGCAGTGGATGTGAAGTTTGCTCAGGACACCCTGAGAGGAGACAATGTCACAGAGATCCGCATGAAGTTCATCAAGAGGATGGAGGAGAACCTTCCGGCCGGGgatgagtga
- the LOC106570549 gene encoding trafficking protein particle complex subunit 3 isoform X2 — translation MGYNIGVRLIEDFLARSSVGRCQDFRETADVIAKVAFKMYLGITPSVTNWSPAGDELSLILESNPLVDFVELPDNHSSLVYSNLLCGVLRGALEMVQMAVDVKFAQDTLRGDNVTEIRMKFIKRMEENLPAGDE, via the exons AT GGGATATAATATCGGAGTGCGTCTCATCGAAGACTTCTTGGCGCGCTCCAGCGTTGGGAGGTGTCAGGATTTCAGAGAAACGGCCGATGTCATCGCTAAG GTGGCGTTTAAGATGTACCTGGGCATCACCCCCAGTGTGACCAACTGGAGCCCAGCAGGGGATGAGTTGTCCCTCATCCTGGAGAGTAACCCCCTGGTGGACTTTGTAGAGCTGCCTGACAACCACAGCTCCCTGGTCTACTCCAACCTGCTGTGTGGGGTACTCCGAGGAGCTCTGGAGATG gtacaGATGGCAGTGGATGTGAAGTTTGCTCAGGACACCCTGAGAGGAGACAATGTCACAGAGATCCGCATGAAGTTCATCAAGAGGATGGAGGAGAACCTTCCGGCCGGGgatgagtga